The DNA region CCCTTGCTCTAATTATTATTAGTTGTCCATGTGCTCTCGGTCTGGCCACTCCACTTGCTATGACAAAATCTCTTTCAAAGGCAAGTGAGCTTGGTATCATCATTAAGGATGAGACAATTCTCGAAAAGATTGGTCACCTTAAGAATATGGTCATCGACAAAACAGGAACACTAACAAGAGGAAAGTTTAGTGTCGTAAAAAGTGAGCTTTCATCGCTTGTCGATTCAAATTCACAAAAGCTTTACGCCTCACTCGTCTATACACTTGAGAGAAAATCAAAGCACCCTCTTGCAAGAGCACTCTGTGATTTTATCGAAAGAGAATATAACCTCTTAGATATTGAAGTTCTAGATTATGAAGAGATCATTGGAAAAGGTGTACAGGCCCAATATGAAGGCGATCTCTACCAAGTGCGCACAGTTAATGAAAGTGATCGAAGTGTAAAAGATATATCGACTCAAGTAGGTCTCTACAAAGAAGACAAGCTACTTTGGACTTTCTCTCTCTGTGATCAGCTTAGAAGTGATGCTAAGTCTTCACTTACTAAACTTAAAGCGATGAATGTTGAACCTCTTATGGCCTCAGGTGATCACCACGAAGTTGTAGAGGCAATGGGTCGAGAGTTAGGACTTTCTTCTTCTAAAGCACTCAGTGAACTTTCTCCTGAAGCTAAGGCCAAGCTTATCGAATCGATGGATTCAACAATCATGGTTGGTGATGGAGCTAACGATGCTCTTGCCCTTGGAAAAGCTGATCTTGGAATTGCGGTACAAGGAAGTGTTGATATTAGCTTGCGTGCTGCCGATGCTTACTTAACAAAAGCAGGAATCGCACCAATTCTCAATCTTATTATTCTTTCAAAAGAGACACTTAGTCTTATCAATAGAAACCTCGCCTTTTCTCTTGCCTACAATGCATTTGGCGCTTACGCCGCCATGGTTGGTTGGGTAAGCCCTTTATGGGCGGCATTTTTTATGCCAGCGAGTTCTTTAACAGTTCTTTTCTCAACTATTTATGGAACGAGAACGATGAAGAGACTTACAAATAACATTCAGGGAGAACTTCAATGAATATTATATACTTTCTCCTCCCTCTTGCCCTCTTACTTGGAGCTGTTTTTATTGGTCTATTTATTTGGGCCACAAAACAAGGGCAATACGACGACTTGGAAACTCCAGCTCACCGCATGCTCCTCGATGATGAAGAATTTAAAGTAGATGTTGCACTCAATATTAACCCTAAAAAGGAAAGTCTATGAGCACTGAAGCCTTGGAAAACTCAAAAATGGAGAAGTTTTCTTACGATGATTCTTTGGTAAAGATGTTTTTAGGAGCCACTGTATTGTGGGGAGTTGTAGCCCTAGCCCTAGGTGTTACAATTGCCTTTCAACTGGCCTACTGGAAACTCAACCTGGATCTCCCTTGGACAACGTTTGGCCGACTACGTCCACTACACACTAACGCGGCCATCTTTGCCTTTGTTGGTAACGCCATTTTCGCAGGTGTTTACTACTCTACGCAAAGACTTTGTAAAGCACGCCTTTGGAGTCACTTCCTTGGACGTCTTCACTTTTGGGGATGGCAATTAATTATTGTTGCCGCCGCCATCACACTCCCTCTTGGGTTCACTCAAGGGAAAGAGTACGCTGAACTTATCTGGCCAATCGATGTTGCGATTGCCGTAGTTTGGGTTGCTTTTGGAGCAAACTTTATTGGAACATTAGTTAAGCGTCGTGAACGCCATATCTATGTTGCTCTATGGTTTTACATTGCAACAATCGTAACAGTTGCAGTACTTCACATTGTGAACTCAATTTCACTACCAGTTGACTTCATGCAATCTTATCCAGTTTATGCTGGTGTTCAAGATGCACTTGTTCAATGGTGGTATGGACACAATGCTGTTGCCTTCTTTTTAACAACACCATTTCTAGGGATTATGTATTATTTCATCCCTAAAGCGGCCAATAGACCGGTATACTCTTACCGTCTATCAATCATCCACTTCTGGTCACTTGTTTTTATCTACATTTGGGCAGGACCTCACCACCTCCTTTACTCAGCAGTACCTGAGTGGGTACAGACAACAGGGATGGTTTTCTCAGTTATGCTTTGGATGCCTTCTTGGGGTGGTATGATCAATGGTCTTCTAACTTTGCGTGGAGCATGGGATAAAGTTAGAAAAGATCCAGTACTAAAGTTCTTTGCAACGGCCGTGACTTTCTATGGTATGGCAACGTTTGAAGGACCACTACTTTCACTTAAATCAGTTAACTACATGGGGCACTTCACTGACTGGATTGTTGGACACGTTCACGCGGGAACAATTGGTTGGAACTACATGATGGTTGCTGGTATGCTTTACTTTCTTGTTCCAAAACTTTTTAGAACAAAACTTTACTCAGTAAAGCTAGCAAATGTTCAATTCTGGTCAGCAACAATTGGTCTTCTACTTTATATGATGTCAATGTGGGTTGCGGGAATTACTCAAGCTCTTATGTGGAGAGCAATCGATGAAACAGGTAAGCTTGTTTATCCAAACTTCATTGAAACAGTTATTAAAATCATTCCAATGTACTGGGTACGTGCTATTGGTGGAACATTCGTTCTTCTTGGTTTCCTTGTTATGGTTTATAACCTCTACAAGACAATTAAAGCAGCTCCTAAAGCTGAAAAAGAAGAGGAGTTTTTGGCACCAGCAATGGATAGCTCATCACTTGAGCCAAATGCGACTGCTCACAGAAAACTAGAGGGTCTTCCAATTCTCTTCACTATCTTAACAACTCTAGCAATTATTGTTGGTGGTGCTGTTGAGATTATCCCATCACTTATCTCTGATAAGTTTGTTGAGAAGAACCCAAAAGTAAAGCCATACACGCCTCTTGAAATTGCAGGTCGTGACATCTTCATAAAAGAAGGATGTTATGTGTGTCACTCACAACACATTCGTCCTACTCCTGAAGAGTATCTAAGATATGGAAAACCATCTGAAGCGGCCGACTCTGTTTACGATCGTCCATTCCAGTGGGGTTCTCGTCGTATTGGTCCTGACCTCGCAAGAGAAGGTGGAAAGCGTAACAACATGTGGCACTACAAGCATATGATCAATCCGAGAGAAGTTACTCAAGGATCAATTATGCCGAACTACCCGTGGTTAGCAAAAAACAAAATTCAATACAACACTCTTAAAAGAAAGCTCAAAGTCATGAAGGCCCTTGGTGTTCCTTACAGTGATGAGCAGATCGAAAATGCAGTTTCTATTGCGCAAACACAAGCGCAAGAGGTTGCCGAAGATCTAGCAAGTTCTGGTGTTGACATGAGTATTAAGAACAAAGAAATGGTTGCTCTCATTGCTTATCTACAACGTTTAGGAGTGGATACAGCTGAAGAGGAAACTCAAGAGAATGTTGCCGAGAGCGAGCAATAATCACAAAGGATCGAGTATGTTTAAAGA from Halobacteriovorax sp. GB3 includes:
- the ccoS gene encoding cbb3-type cytochrome oxidase assembly protein CcoS, with translation MNIIYFLLPLALLLGAVFIGLFIWATKQGQYDDLETPAHRMLLDDEEFKVDVALNINPKKESL
- the ccoN gene encoding cytochrome-c oxidase, cbb3-type subunit I: MSTEALENSKMEKFSYDDSLVKMFLGATVLWGVVALALGVTIAFQLAYWKLNLDLPWTTFGRLRPLHTNAAIFAFVGNAIFAGVYYSTQRLCKARLWSHFLGRLHFWGWQLIIVAAAITLPLGFTQGKEYAELIWPIDVAIAVVWVAFGANFIGTLVKRRERHIYVALWFYIATIVTVAVLHIVNSISLPVDFMQSYPVYAGVQDALVQWWYGHNAVAFFLTTPFLGIMYYFIPKAANRPVYSYRLSIIHFWSLVFIYIWAGPHHLLYSAVPEWVQTTGMVFSVMLWMPSWGGMINGLLTLRGAWDKVRKDPVLKFFATAVTFYGMATFEGPLLSLKSVNYMGHFTDWIVGHVHAGTIGWNYMMVAGMLYFLVPKLFRTKLYSVKLANVQFWSATIGLLLYMMSMWVAGITQALMWRAIDETGKLVYPNFIETVIKIIPMYWVRAIGGTFVLLGFLVMVYNLYKTIKAAPKAEKEEEFLAPAMDSSSLEPNATAHRKLEGLPILFTILTTLAIIVGGAVEIIPSLISDKFVEKNPKVKPYTPLEIAGRDIFIKEGCYVCHSQHIRPTPEEYLRYGKPSEAADSVYDRPFQWGSRRIGPDLAREGGKRNNMWHYKHMINPREVTQGSIMPNYPWLAKNKIQYNTLKRKLKVMKALGVPYSDEQIENAVSIAQTQAQEVAEDLASSGVDMSIKNKEMVALIAYLQRLGVDTAEEETQENVAESEQ